The following are encoded together in the Acanthochromis polyacanthus isolate Apoly-LR-REF ecotype Palm Island chromosome 14, KAUST_Apoly_ChrSc, whole genome shotgun sequence genome:
- the klhl41a gene encoding kelch-like protein 41a, whose product MDPQGLREDLRLFQSTLLQDGLKELLNENKLIDCILKVRDRSIPCHRLILAACSPYFRELFFSEDGKEEDKKEVVLENLEPNILEVIVNYMYSAEIDINDDNVQDILAVANRFQIPSVFTVCVNYLQKMMSKKSCLAIYRLGLMLNSARLAIAARDYIADRFETIAKDEEFLELAPPELFAIIGADSLNVQKEEVVFETLMRWIRKDKDKRVKSLEEAFDCIRFRLLPEKYFKEKVEKDDLIKADPELLKKIKVIKDAFAGKLPPKEKGQDGEEGAEGKLPGYLNDTRRFGMYAKDMVLMINDTAAVAYDGQENECFLAAMSEQIPRNHVSLASKKNNLYVLGGLFVDEEEKENPLQCYFYQLDSLAAEWMALPPMPSPRCLFAMGEVENLIFAVAGKDLQSNESHDTVLCYDIEKMKWSETKKLPLKIHGHCVVAENGLVYCIGGKTDDNKATNKMFAYNHKRSEWKEVASMKTPRSMFGAVIHKGRIIVAGGVNEEGLTAACEAYDFGTNKWAPFTEFPQERSSVNLVSCGGLLYAVGGFAMVENENKECAPTEVIDIWQYEDDKKEWTGMIREMRYAAGASCVSMRLNAAKMPKL is encoded by the exons ATGGATCCCCAAGGCTTGAGGGAAGATCTTCGTCTGTTCCAGAGCACCCTGCTGCAGGATGGACTCAAAGAACTCCTGAATGAGAATAAGTTAATTGACTGCATCCTAAAGGTCAGAGACAGAAGCATTCCCTGCCATCGGCTCATTCTGGCAGCATGCAGTCCTTACTTCCGGGAGCTTTTCTTCTCAGAGGACGGCAAAGAAGAGGACAAAAAGGAAGTTGTTCTGGAAAACCTTGAGCCCAATATTTTGGAGGTGATTGTGAATTACATGTACTCCGCTGAGATTGACATCAATGACGACAATGTGCAGGACATTTTGGCTGTTGCCAATCGCTTCCAGATCCCCTCAGTGTTCACAGTTTGTGTGAATTATCTGCAGAAGATGATGTCCAAGAAGAGCTGCCTCGCCATCTACAGACTGGGACTGATGCTGAACTCTGCCAGACTGGCAATAGCAGCTCGAGACTACATCGCAGATCGCTTCGAGACCATCGCCAAGGATGAGGAGTTCTTAGAGCTTGCTCCACCTGAGCTCTTCGCAATTATCGGAGCCGATTcattaaatgtgcagaaagaaGAGGTGGTGTTTGAGACACTCATGAGGTGGAtcagaaaagacaaagacaagagaGTGAAATCACTGGAGGAGGCCTTTGACTGCATCCGTTTCCGTTTGCTCCCAGAGAAGTACTTCAAGGAGAAAGTGGAGAAAGATGATCTCATTAaggctgatcctgagcttctcAAAAAGATTAAAGTCATCAAAGACGCGTTTGCGGGGAAGCTGCCTCCAAAGGAAAAGGGGCAAGATGGTGAGGAAGGAGCGGAGGGCAAACTGCCTGGTTACCTGAACGACACCCGCAGATTTGGCATGTATGCTAAAGACATGGTGCTGATGATCAATGACACTGCAGCCGTGGCCTACGATGGTCAGGAGAATGAGTGTTTTCTTGCAGCGATGTCTGAGCAAATCCCCCGAAACCACGTCAGTCTGGCATCGAAGAAGAACAATCTGTACGTGCTGGGAGGACTGTTTGTagatgaggaggagaaagaaaaccCTCTGCAGTGTTACTTCTACCAG CTGGACAGTCTTGCTGCTGAGTGGATGGCTCTGCCACCGATGCCCTCCCCCAGGTGTCTCTTCGCTATGGGCGAAGTTGAAAATCTCATCTTTGCTGTAGCAGGAAAAGATTTACAGTCCAATGAGTCTCATGACACTGTCTTGTGCTATGATATTGA AAAAATGAAGTGGTCGGAAACAAAAAAGCTTCCCTTGAAAATTCACGGCCACTGTGTGGTCGCAGAGAACGGGCTGGTGTACTGTATCGGAGGAAAAACGGATGACAA TAAAGCAACCAATAAGATGTTTGCATACAATCACAAGAGGTCAGAGTGGAAGGAAGTGGCCTCCATGAAGACGCCCAGGTCGATGTTTGGGGCGGTTATCCACAAAGGGAGGATCATTGTTGCTGGGGGAGTTAATGAAGAAGGCCTGACAGCTGCATGTGAGGCCTACGACTTTGGAACCAACAA GTGGGCACCATTTACTGAGTTTCCTCAGGAGAGGAGTTCAGTGAACCTGGTGAGCTGTGGAGGTTTGTTGTACGCCGTCGGAGGCTTCGCCATGGTGGAGAACGAGAACAAAGAGTGTGCTCCTACTGAAGTCATCGACATTTGGCA GTACGAAGATGACAAGAAGGAGTGGACCGGTATGATCAGAGAGATGCGTTACGCTGCTGGAGCCTCCTGCGTCTCAATGCGGCTGAACGCTGCCAAAATGCCCAAACTCTAA